In Bacteroidales bacterium, a genomic segment contains:
- a CDS encoding U32 family peptidase — translation MKKREDIELLAPAGSYDSLTAAGQGNADAIYFGIEQLNMRARSSANFKAEDLPQIVARARDLQLKAYLTVNTVVYNDELILMRKIIDLALKHEVDAIIASDQSVLQYCKSAGARVHLSTQLNISNIETLKFYSHFGEVAVLARELNLEQVNEISEAIEREAILGPSGKPVRLEMFIHGALCMAISGKCYLSLHEHKQSANRGNCFQVCRRGYRVTDKDREVELDIDNEYIMSPKDLKTIHFLNKILDAGVSVLKIEGRARSPEYVKTVASCYDEAIHAYVNNTCTRQKIEAWDQRLATVFNRGFWDGYYLGQRLGEWSETYGSQATLKKVYIGKGTNYFDRIGVAEILIETGSLNVGDNIVITGPSTGAIETTVKELRVGDISCQTAGKGEKCSFPVEQLVRRSDKVYKLVSRS, via the coding sequence ATGAAAAAGAGAGAGGATATTGAGTTGCTGGCTCCTGCCGGGAGTTATGATTCGCTGACCGCTGCGGGGCAGGGAAATGCAGATGCCATCTATTTTGGGATTGAGCAGCTGAATATGCGTGCCCGCTCTTCTGCCAACTTTAAGGCTGAAGATCTTCCTCAAATTGTTGCCCGGGCCAGGGACCTGCAACTGAAAGCATATCTCACTGTCAACACCGTGGTCTATAACGATGAATTGATCCTGATGCGTAAAATCATCGACCTTGCATTAAAGCATGAAGTAGATGCCATCATCGCTTCAGATCAGTCGGTGTTGCAATATTGCAAAAGTGCAGGTGCCAGGGTTCATCTTTCAACCCAGTTGAATATCAGCAACATTGAAACCCTGAAGTTTTATTCGCATTTCGGGGAGGTGGCCGTACTGGCCAGGGAGTTGAACCTGGAGCAGGTCAATGAGATATCTGAAGCCATTGAACGGGAAGCAATTTTAGGGCCATCCGGGAAGCCCGTCCGCCTGGAGATGTTTATTCATGGCGCACTGTGTATGGCCATTTCAGGAAAATGTTACCTGAGCCTGCATGAGCACAAGCAGTCGGCCAACCGGGGAAACTGTTTCCAGGTATGCCGGCGGGGCTACAGAGTGACCGATAAGGACCGGGAGGTAGAACTGGATATTGACAATGAATATATCATGTCGCCCAAGGATCTGAAGACCATACATTTTTTAAATAAGATTCTGGATGCTGGAGTTTCGGTTCTGAAGATCGAGGGAAGGGCCCGGTCCCCTGAATATGTCAAAACCGTGGCCTCGTGTTACGATGAGGCGATTCATGCTTATGTAAATAATACCTGCACCCGACAGAAAATCGAGGCCTGGGATCAGCGCCTGGCCACCGTCTTTAACAGAGGTTTCTGGGACGGTTATTATCTGGGGCAGAGATTGGGTGAATGGAGTGAGACTTACGGTTCACAGGCGACCTTAAAGAAGGTTTACATTGGTAAAGGGACCAACTATTTTGACAGGATCGGAGTGGCTGAAATACTGATAGAGACCGGCAGCCTGAATGTGGGAGATAACATCGTAATTACAGGCCCCAGCACGGGAGCCATCGAAACTACGGTGAAGGAATTAAGGGTCGGCGATATAAGCTGCCAGACGGCCGGCAAGGGGGAGAAATGTTCTTTTCCCGTCGAACAGCTAGTGAGGCGCTCGGATAAAGTCTATAAACTGGTGTCCCGGTCTTAA
- the mnmH gene encoding tRNA 2-selenouridine(34) synthase MnmH, which translates to MAELLNIESFISLSARFPVIDVRAPLEFQQGHIPGAVNIPLFDDHERKVVGTAYKQVNKEAAMYAGLDFAGKKLVKLAKEGERIAGKKRTLLVHCWRGGMRSKSMVWLFETLGLTCYLLEGGYKTYRAYVREVLERPLNLLVLGGRTGSGKTAILHHLGQSGEQVIDLEGLAHHKGSAFGALGEIEQPTTEQFENELCLEMLLLDPGKVTWIEDESRNVGRCVIPVELYSRMKESRMIFLDIPREQRALHLVSDYAKYEQEALKSCILKIEKRLGGKQTKEALESVDREDYFQTAMITLSYYDKAYMHSLEKNHEKYQILSSGDLDPLKNAERLMQYEKERGY; encoded by the coding sequence ATGGCTGAACTGTTAAACATTGAGTCCTTTATCTCCCTTTCAGCCAGGTTCCCGGTCATTGATGTCCGTGCCCCTTTGGAGTTTCAACAGGGACATATACCTGGAGCTGTTAATATTCCACTGTTTGACGATCACGAAAGAAAAGTCGTAGGAACTGCTTATAAACAGGTGAACAAAGAGGCAGCCATGTATGCAGGGCTTGACTTTGCGGGAAAAAAGCTGGTTAAACTGGCCAAGGAGGGGGAGCGGATTGCCGGTAAGAAAAGGACCTTGCTGGTACACTGCTGGCGGGGAGGGATGCGAAGCAAAAGTATGGTCTGGCTTTTTGAAACCCTGGGTTTGACCTGTTATCTGCTTGAAGGAGGTTATAAAACCTACCGGGCCTATGTCAGAGAAGTGCTGGAACGTCCCCTGAACCTGCTGGTCCTGGGCGGGCGGACCGGTAGTGGGAAAACGGCCATTCTGCATCATCTGGGTCAGAGCGGGGAGCAGGTGATCGACCTGGAGGGCCTGGCGCATCATAAAGGTTCAGCCTTTGGCGCTCTGGGTGAAATTGAACAGCCCACAACCGAGCAGTTTGAGAATGAGTTATGCCTGGAAATGTTGTTACTCGACCCGGGAAAAGTAACCTGGATTGAAGATGAGAGCCGAAACGTAGGCAGGTGTGTGATTCCCGTGGAGCTGTATTCAAGAATGAAGGAATCCAGGATGATCTTTCTGGATATCCCACGTGAACAGAGGGCCTTACATCTGGTAAGCGACTATGCAAAATATGAACAGGAAGCCTTAAAATCATGTATATTGAAGATTGAAAAAAGACTGGGAGGGAAACAGACAAAGGAAGCCCTGGAATCTGTCGACCGGGAAGATTACTTTCAGACGGCTATGATTACACTTTCTTACTATGATAAAGCCTATATGCACTCCCTGGAGAAAAACCATGAAAAGTATCAGATTCTTTCGTCCGGGGATTTAGATCCGCTAAAGAATGCAGAACGATTGATGCAATATGAAAAAGAGAGAGGATATTGA
- a CDS encoding TIGR00266 family protein: MRSHDLDYRIIGDDIQLVEIELDPRETVIAEAGTMMYMDSQIVFDTKMGDGSDPNQGLMGKLLSAGSRVLTGESLLITHFTNQGSTKQKVAFAAPYPGKIIPLELSSLGGSLIVQKDGFLCAAKGTKVSITLNRRIGTGLVGGEGFILQKLEGDGKAFMHAGGTVIERHLTNESLKIDTGCVVGYTPGIDFNIETSGNLRSMIFGGEGIFLATLSGTGTVWLQSMPIRKLIQAISPYGKNVRKEGSSLLNNFLER, from the coding sequence ATGCGTTCACATGATTTAGATTACAGGATTATCGGAGATGATATCCAGCTGGTTGAAATTGAATTGGATCCCCGTGAAACCGTTATTGCGGAAGCCGGCACCATGATGTATATGGACAGCCAGATTGTGTTTGATACAAAAATGGGCGACGGATCAGATCCCAACCAGGGACTTATGGGAAAACTCCTCTCGGCAGGCTCCCGTGTTCTTACCGGTGAATCCCTGCTTATTACTCATTTTACCAATCAGGGCAGCACTAAACAGAAGGTAGCATTTGCAGCCCCCTACCCTGGAAAGATTATTCCCCTGGAATTGTCATCACTGGGAGGTTCCCTGATCGTGCAGAAGGATGGATTTTTATGTGCCGCCAAAGGAACAAAAGTCTCCATTACCCTGAACCGGAGGATTGGTACCGGGCTGGTTGGCGGAGAAGGTTTTATTCTGCAAAAGCTGGAAGGGGACGGAAAGGCATTTATGCATGCCGGAGGTACCGTTATTGAAAGACATCTGACCAATGAAAGTCTGAAGATTGATACAGGCTGTGTCGTGGGATATACTCCGGGCATCGATTTTAATATCGAAACCTCCGGAAATCTGCGTTCCATGATTTTTGGCGGGGAGGGTATTTTCCTGGCCACACTGAGTGGAACCGGAACGGTATGGCTTCAGTCCATGCCCATCAGGAAGCTGATCCAGGCTATTTCACCCTATGGAAAAAATGTGAGAAAGGAGGGTAGCTCCCTGTTGAACAATTTTCTTGAACGGTAA
- a CDS encoding response regulator, whose protein sequence is MIRSNIITAFTLFLVLALNGTAILHVNQRYNDYLNRTLFSQSRLYGEHMETTLLQFSSDINQELNKYDYSEIFKDPEKFQDAKRGIRLFFTKYRDLVTRISVYDNRKNFFALYLEVNNNFGKEDVFVVDSFTTRRQMDLSVLERVEQNGSKLEYHYPYFGPDIVEGNVVVQVDLQRFTERAFKLYPQVSDRSWQWVLDSDGQIIIDNFRADTILVEDLQLLSDSINAEASGIIEHLIIGVNGGREKVQTAYYPISIYSRKMGVMLSLGKGEIYRLFVRNNLIIGILTQLLITGLVVYLLLLLGRQKRSEKKLMLSETVLRQIIEHFPMGILIIDKQNIIRNMNSAGQRMLFLGKASDLVGKDFSKQFLVSNKYLLSDGPSPFMDDSHYLYYEKDGMETVIYRSEKTANIGGEELRLIALIDVSPLERSRKGEVAANKAKSDFLAAMSHEIRTPMNGILGMVNSLLEQKENKELQGKIQVIKRSAELLMTIINDILDFSKIEAGRMMLEEIPFNLNEEMGLVVELFKPLAEEKGLKLYIDIRPDVPNKLIGDPFRLRQVISNLISNSVKFTEKGKIVIGVTLMESFKNHVNILFTVEDTGIGIPKDRIKEIFGSYTQARGSVQRKFGGTGLGTAIAKQLVELMHGEIWVESPSTIKTDEEYPGSKFSFTIEAYSNERIPKLFDYNNIARLSEINVLILTKESDPERNSMARMLQKFGLNVITKIYQDSTVDSVIHHLQVKSADYQMIVLVDKNQLDGFALAQGMKTSKLIDHYPVVLVSSNDKTGNYKTCRKLGIDYYLIEPFETKEVIDILDEIYPGIEDRKVLEPMINALPEELSILLAEDNLINQKVAQSIFKNIGYEIEIAKNGTEAVEMVEKQKFDIIFMDLLMPEMDGYQATEKIREAGYTLPIIAMSADETNDTRRAAFEAGMNDYVMKPARVEGVKQLLIKLFSKTI, encoded by the coding sequence ATGATCAGAAGTAATATAATAACAGCTTTCACCCTTTTCCTGGTGCTTGCCCTGAATGGAACGGCCATTCTTCATGTAAACCAGCGATATAATGATTACTTGAATCGAACGCTGTTTTCACAATCCCGTCTCTATGGCGAGCATATGGAGACGACCCTCCTGCAGTTCTCCAGCGATATTAATCAGGAGCTTAACAAATACGACTATTCAGAGATATTTAAGGATCCGGAGAAGTTCCAGGATGCCAAGCGGGGGATTCGGCTGTTCTTTACCAAATACAGGGACCTGGTCACCAGGATATCGGTATATGATAACCGAAAGAATTTCTTTGCTCTCTATCTGGAGGTAAATAATAATTTTGGGAAGGAGGACGTATTTGTCGTGGACAGCTTTACAACAAGAAGGCAAATGGACCTCTCAGTTCTGGAAAGGGTGGAACAGAATGGTTCCAAACTGGAGTATCATTATCCATATTTCGGACCGGATATTGTGGAGGGTAACGTGGTTGTGCAGGTGGATCTGCAGCGCTTCACCGAAAGGGCTTTCAAACTCTATCCACAGGTTTCGGATAGGAGCTGGCAATGGGTTCTTGATTCAGACGGTCAGATTATTATAGATAATTTCAGGGCCGATACCATTCTGGTCGAAGATCTGCAATTGCTGAGTGATAGTATTAATGCGGAAGCCAGCGGAATCATTGAGCACTTGATTATCGGGGTAAACGGAGGCAGGGAGAAGGTTCAAACGGCCTATTATCCAATTAGTATCTACTCCAGAAAGATGGGGGTTATGCTTTCCCTCGGGAAGGGGGAGATATACAGGCTATTTGTCCGTAATAATTTGATTATTGGCATCTTAACACAATTACTGATCACCGGTCTGGTGGTCTATCTGCTTTTGTTGCTGGGAAGGCAAAAAAGAAGCGAGAAGAAACTGATGCTGTCCGAGACAGTTTTAAGGCAGATTATTGAGCATTTTCCCATGGGGATCCTGATTATCGATAAACAGAACATTATCCGCAATATGAATAGCGCAGGCCAGAGAATGTTGTTCCTTGGAAAGGCAAGCGACCTGGTGGGGAAAGATTTTTCGAAACAATTTCTGGTTTCAAACAAATATCTTCTGAGTGATGGACCCAGTCCGTTTATGGATGATTCCCATTACCTCTATTATGAGAAGGATGGGATGGAAACGGTCATCTACAGGTCGGAAAAGACCGCTAATATCGGGGGTGAAGAGCTGAGGCTCATTGCGCTTATTGATGTCTCTCCACTGGAAAGATCCAGGAAAGGAGAGGTCGCTGCAAACAAGGCAAAATCAGATTTCCTTGCTGCGATGAGTCATGAGATTCGGACACCCATGAACGGAATCCTCGGAATGGTCAACAGCCTGCTTGAGCAGAAGGAGAATAAGGAGCTGCAAGGTAAAATACAGGTCATTAAAAGGTCTGCGGAGCTTTTGATGACCATCATAAATGATATTCTGGATTTTTCGAAAATCGAGGCCGGCCGCATGATGCTGGAGGAGATTCCCTTCAACCTGAATGAAGAGATGGGCCTTGTGGTGGAACTGTTTAAGCCACTGGCAGAGGAGAAGGGTTTGAAACTATATATCGATATCCGCCCCGACGTACCCAATAAACTGATCGGGGATCCGTTCAGGTTGCGCCAGGTTATCTCCAATTTGATTAGTAATTCCGTGAAATTTACTGAAAAGGGAAAGATTGTTATCGGGGTCACCCTCATGGAATCTTTTAAGAATCATGTGAATATTCTCTTTACCGTGGAAGATACCGGGATTGGAATTCCAAAAGACCGAATCAAGGAAATCTTTGGCAGTTATACTCAGGCCAGAGGATCGGTGCAGCGTAAATTTGGTGGAACCGGCCTGGGAACAGCCATTGCCAAACAGTTGGTGGAGCTTATGCATGGAGAAATCTGGGTGGAGAGTCCCTCCACCATTAAAACTGATGAGGAATATCCCGGATCAAAGTTCAGCTTTACCATCGAGGCCTATTCCAACGAAAGGATCCCCAAGCTGTTTGATTACAACAATATCGCCAGGCTTAGTGAAATCAATGTATTAATTCTGACAAAGGAGTCTGACCCGGAAAGGAACTCCATGGCCCGGATGCTGCAGAAATTCGGACTGAATGTAATCACAAAAATTTATCAGGACAGCACGGTCGATAGTGTGATTCATCATCTGCAGGTCAAATCGGCCGATTATCAGATGATTGTACTTGTGGATAAGAATCAGCTGGATGGTTTTGCCCTGGCCCAGGGGATGAAGACCAGTAAGCTTATCGACCACTATCCCGTTGTCCTGGTAAGTTCAAATGATAAGACAGGCAACTATAAAACCTGTCGAAAGCTTGGAATCGACTACTATCTGATAGAACCTTTTGAAACCAAGGAGGTCATTGATATTCTGGACGAAATTTATCCTGGTATCGAAGACCGGAAGGTTCTGGAGCCTATGATCAATGCTCTGCCGGAAGAGCTATCCATTCTTCTGGCCGAGGACAATCTCATTAATCAAAAGGTGGCCCAATCCATTTTTAAGAATATTGGTTACGAGATCGAGATTGCAAAAAACGGGACAGAGGCAGTTGAAATGGTGGAAAAGCAGAAATTCGATATCATATTCATGGACCTGCTCATGCCTGAAATGGATGGATATCAGGCTACCGAAAAAATCAGAGAAGCAGGTTATACTCTTCCTATTATTGCCATGTCGGCAGATGAGACCAATGATACGAGAAGAGCTGCATTTGAGGCCGGAATGAACGATTATGTGATGAAGCCGGCCCGCGTAGAAGGTGTTAAGCAGCTATTAATCAAATTATTTTCAAAAACCATTTAG
- the rsgA gene encoding ribosome small subunit-dependent GTPase A, with protein sequence MKKGEGTVIKSTGSQYLVKIGDKRIIPCSIRGKFRIKGIRATNPVTVGDHVRFEWLEDGEGGIITSIQERSNYIIRRSSNLSKEYQLLAANVDQAWLMISMILPRTQTPFIDRFLVSAEAYRIPVIILFNKTDLYGSSEKEEMDHLKGIYSEIGYTCMQMSLQTREGVGEVRREMTGKVNVISGNSGVGKSTLINVLDPSIRLKTGELSDYHRTGKHTTSFSEMFELPGGIRIIDTPGIRGFGTIDIEREELFHFFPEIFRASKKCKFHNCIHMQEPDCAVKAGVEQGTISEFRYINYLMMMEEDGKYR encoded by the coding sequence ATGAAAAAGGGTGAAGGGACCGTCATTAAATCCACAGGAAGTCAGTATCTGGTGAAGATCGGTGATAAGCGGATTATCCCTTGCAGTATCCGGGGGAAGTTCAGGATCAAGGGTATCCGCGCCACTAATCCTGTTACAGTTGGGGATCATGTGAGGTTCGAGTGGCTGGAAGACGGGGAAGGCGGAATCATTACCTCTATTCAGGAACGCTCCAATTACATTATTCGAAGGTCATCCAATCTTTCGAAGGAATATCAGTTGCTGGCCGCCAATGTGGACCAGGCCTGGCTGATGATCAGCATGATCCTCCCCAGGACACAGACCCCTTTTATTGATCGCTTTCTGGTGTCTGCTGAAGCTTACAGGATTCCGGTCATTATCCTTTTCAACAAAACGGATCTGTATGGATCCTCTGAAAAAGAAGAGATGGATCATTTGAAAGGGATATACTCAGAGATCGGCTACACCTGTATGCAAATGTCACTTCAGACCCGGGAAGGAGTGGGGGAAGTCCGGCGGGAAATGACCGGTAAAGTGAATGTGATCTCCGGGAATTCAGGGGTGGGAAAATCCACTCTGATCAATGTGCTGGACCCGTCGATTCGTCTGAAAACCGGGGAGCTTTCTGATTACCACAGAACAGGAAAGCATACCACCTCCTTTTCCGAAATGTTCGAACTTCCAGGAGGGATCAGGATCATTGATACCCCGGGCATCAGGGGTTTCGGGACTATCGATATTGAGCGCGAGGAACTGTTCCATTTCTTTCCCGAAATATTCAGGGCCAGTAAGAAATGTAAATTTCACAACTGTATTCATATGCAAGAACCCGATTGTGCTGTAAAAGCCGGGGTAGAGCAGGGAACCATCAGTGAATTCAGGTATATCAACTACCTGATGATGATGGAGGAGGATGGAAAGTACCGGTAA
- a CDS encoding RNA polymerase sigma factor: MTVGEYNKAVDAYADKLYRFILKNLKDVVVSEDIIQDTFEKLWIKLEEVSALKVKSYLFTSAYHTMIDYIRKEKKNSHVDLSGSYEESVTNQYSDLGEVLESAVQNLPPDQKAVVMLRDYEGYSYKEIAEITGLNESQVKVYIYRARVYLKAYIGSMEKVI; the protein is encoded by the coding sequence ATGACAGTAGGGGAGTATAACAAGGCAGTGGATGCATACGCGGACAAGCTGTACAGGTTTATTCTGAAGAACCTGAAAGATGTTGTCGTGTCCGAGGACATCATTCAGGACACCTTTGAAAAGTTATGGATCAAACTGGAAGAGGTAAGTGCCCTGAAGGTAAAAAGTTACCTCTTTACTTCGGCCTACCATACCATGATTGATTATATCAGGAAGGAGAAGAAAAACAGTCATGTGGATTTGTCAGGCTCTTATGAAGAGTCCGTCACAAACCAGTATTCAGACCTGGGTGAAGTGCTGGAGAGCGCAGTTCAGAATCTGCCTCCGGATCAGAAAGCGGTAGTTATGCTGCGTGATTATGAGGGATATTCCTATAAGGAGATTGCCGAAATAACCGGTCTCAATGAATCCCAGGTCAAAGTCTATATTTACCGGGCCAGGGTTTATCTGAAGGCTTACATAGGATCCATGGAAAAGGTGATATAA
- a CDS encoding TetR/AcrR family transcriptional regulator, whose protein sequence is MCPRTPEQFEVMRVSRRQQIMDVALELFAREGYANCSIAQLSKHAGISKGLMYNYFESKESLLVAIIENGIRGILDYFDPDHDGVLTSEELHGFIRKIFSSIRKNQQFWTLYISIILQPGVKEFLEGKPFKNLMDQFGPMLVEYFTVMEFEDPALEMLTISALIEGFGMLMVYAYPDVELPDKLLQSFEERVIRMCTRKPFD, encoded by the coding sequence ATGTGCCCTCGTACACCCGAACAGTTTGAAGTAATGCGCGTATCGCGCAGGCAACAGATCATGGATGTTGCTTTGGAACTCTTTGCCCGGGAAGGTTATGCAAATTGCTCCATTGCACAGCTTTCCAAACATGCTGGTATTTCCAAGGGCTTGATGTATAACTATTTTGAAAGTAAGGAATCCCTGCTGGTGGCCATTATTGAAAATGGCATCAGAGGAATACTGGATTATTTTGATCCTGACCATGACGGGGTTCTGACCTCTGAAGAACTGCATGGATTCATCAGGAAGATCTTTTCCAGCATCAGAAAAAACCAGCAGTTCTGGACTCTTTATATCAGCATCATTCTTCAGCCAGGGGTCAAAGAGTTCCTGGAAGGGAAGCCCTTTAAAAATCTGATGGATCAATTTGGTCCCATGCTGGTGGAATATTTCACCGTAATGGAGTTTGAGGACCCTGCCCTGGAAATGCTAACCATCTCAGCCCTGATTGAGGGTTTTGGGATGCTAATGGTCTATGCCTATCCCGATGTGGAGTTGCCGGATAAGCTCTTACAGTCCTTTGAGGAGCGCGTCATCCGTATGTGTACCAGAAAACCATTTGATTAG
- a CDS encoding outer membrane lipoprotein-sorting protein, whose protein sequence is MKTRISILTLLLLPVVCFPLQGQEPSASEIIRRADEKFNGEKTSTSIMAMTIVRPNWKRTIEFKNWTSGKEYSLTLITAPARDKGQTFLKRQNEMWNWNPTISRLIKLPPSMMSQGWMGSDHTNDDILKESSLLDDYMHEILGEEEVDGHLCYKIKMVAKEDAAVIWGHQIRWIDKNDFLFLKSELYDQDAYLVRTETGSDIKLMDDRLIPTRIELVPAEEEGQKTIIEIKEVQFNEPIRENFFSQQNMKRVR, encoded by the coding sequence ATGAAAACAAGAATTTCAATTCTTACCCTCCTCCTTCTGCCGGTCGTCTGCTTTCCCCTGCAGGGCCAGGAGCCCTCAGCCAGCGAAATCATCCGCAGAGCCGACGAGAAGTTCAATGGCGAAAAAACCAGTACCAGTATCATGGCTATGACCATTGTCAGGCCAAACTGGAAGCGAACTATTGAATTTAAGAACTGGACCAGCGGAAAAGAATATTCTCTGACCCTGATCACGGCTCCGGCCAGAGATAAAGGACAGACTTTTCTGAAACGGCAAAATGAAATGTGGAACTGGAATCCCACCATCAGCCGACTGATCAAACTTCCCCCGTCCATGATGTCACAGGGATGGATGGGCTCTGATCATACCAATGATGACATACTGAAAGAATCTTCGCTTTTAGATGATTATATGCATGAAATCCTGGGAGAGGAAGAGGTGGATGGCCATCTTTGTTACAAAATCAAAATGGTGGCCAAAGAGGATGCCGCAGTGATCTGGGGACACCAGATTCGCTGGATCGATAAAAATGACTTTCTCTTTCTGAAATCTGAACTGTACGACCAGGACGCTTACCTGGTCAGGACCGAAACAGGTTCAGATATAAAACTTATGGATGATCGCCTAATTCCCACACGAATAGAGCTTGTTCCGGCCGAGGAGGAGGGACAAAAAACCATCATTGAGATCAAGGAAGTGCAATTCAACGAACCCATCCGGGAGAATTTTTTCTCCC